From the Thermosynechococcus sp. genome, the window TATAGTAGGGAGCACCACGGGGTTTCTAAAAAATCCCGATCGCTAACATTGCCAGCCGCCGTGCTGAAGGCCGTAGTGCTCCAGAATCTCCTCATATCGTGCTTGAGTCCCGGGGTCAAGGGTGGGGAGCACAGCCACGGCAATGCCCTCAATTTGACTCAATTCGTAGTCAAAGTGGGAACAGGTTTGGGGCAACAGCCGCACAGAAACCCCATCGAGTAACTGCAAGTGGGCAGCCAGCTCACGATAGACGGCCAACGGCATTTGCCGATTGTAGTACACACGTTCACTCATGGGGCTGGGTAGGGGGGGTGGGCAGAGCACAACAATTCACATCATTCAAGCAAACTTTACCCCACGCTAAAGCCCAGCGCACAAGTGCCACCCGATTCTCTGATTTTGTTTTCATCAGAATATTACTGATGTGGTTATCTACCGTGCGCTTGCTGATGTCTAATTTGGCAGCAATATCTTGGTTGGTTAACCCCGCCGCCACAAGTTCCAACACCTGTAGCTCACGCTCCGACAGCAGTGAATATTCCAACCGATCGTTTTGCGGTATAGACATCCCTAAATCCGTATAATTACTTAGAAGCCTAACATTAATTGTAGTTGACGACTTCTCTCCTTGCTGCTCTTTTAGCCCAAAACCACACAATTCCCTTGCACACCCCCGGTCATCAACGGGGTCGAGGCATGGAGCCACTGTTGCGTGCCCTTTGGGG encodes:
- a CDS encoding helix-turn-helix transcriptional regulator produces the protein MSIPQNDRLEYSLLSERELQVLELVAAGLTNQDIAAKLDISKRTVDNHISNILMKTKSENRVALVRWALAWGKVCLNDVNCCALPTPPTQPHE